One Brassica napus cultivar Da-Ae chromosome A5, Da-Ae, whole genome shotgun sequence DNA window includes the following coding sequences:
- the LOC111215678 gene encoding uncharacterized GPI-anchored protein At4g28100, producing the protein MFHHAPSFIFLIFFLTILSPVSPNQDPVTVQPFLVKSSPPATIPAFPEQSDFSGCPLDLPEDLFHGIKSACTGKKLHKGKCCPVLGAWLYSAYSTTALSRSIPSSAVRNATSAATTPEEDMPLLPDDSETCVDGLEKSLRRRGIELASPNETCGVVDCYCGIRLHHLSCSEAFSVDGEGRLVGDENVDRLETDCLSVRNNNGDRFSPLSRCNKCLNSLYKLNPKKTSGTRNPSKEDRNRTTKMHNKDCVLMGLTWLLAKNRTAYFPTVTSVLRAVMLNQNGEPRSCALGGDGMPLAVDSSEFSNGSSTLIQYPYHLVHFLLYSVITLVLLGSW; encoded by the exons ATGTTCCATCACGCGCCGTCTTTCATtttcctcatcttcttcctcaccaTTCTATCACCCGTCTCACCAAACCAAGACCCGGTCACCGTCCAGCCATTCCTGGTCAAATCATCCCCACCCGCCACCATCCCCGCTTTCCCGGAGCAATCCGACTTCTCCGGCTGCCCACTCGATCTACCAGAAGACCTCTTCCACGGCATCAAGTCAGCCTGCACCGGCAAAAAGCTCCACAAAGGAAAATGCTGCCCCGTGCTAGGCGCGTGGCTCTACTCCGCTTACTCGACCACTGCTCTCAGCCGTTCCATCCCCAGCTCCGCCGTTAGAAACGCGACCTCCGCCGCGACCACGCCGGAAGAGGATATGCCTTTGCTTCCAGACGACTCGGAGACTTGCGTCGATGGTTTGGAGAAATCTCTGAGGAGGAGAGGGATTGAGCTGGCGAGTCCGAACGAGACGTGCGGCGTGGTTGACTGCTACTGCGGGATAAGGTTGCATCACTTGAGCTGTTCCGAGGCGTTTAGTGTGGATGGAGAAGGGAGGCTCGTTGGAGACGAGAATGTTGATCGGTTAGAGACTGATTGTTTGAGTGTAAGAAACAACAATGGCGATAGATTCTCTCCGCTAAGTAGATGTAACAAGTGCTTGAACAGCCTCTATAAG CTTAACCCGAAGAAAACATCAGGGACAAGAAACCCATCGAAGGAAGACAGAAACAGAACAACAAAGATGCACAACAAAGACTGTGTCCTAATGGGTCTCACTTGGCTTCTCGCTAAGAACCGTACGGCTTACTTCCCCACTGTCACTTCAGTCCTCCGAGCCGTCATGCTCAACCAAAACGGTGAGCCACGGTCATGTGCTCTCGGCGGTGACGGCATGCCTTTAGCTGTTGACTCTTCCGAATTCTCTAACGGCTCATCAACTTTAATTCAGTACCCGTACCACTTGGTCCACTTCTTACTTTACAGCGTCATCACATTGGTCTTGCTGGGGTCGTGGTGA
- the LOC106390136 gene encoding mitogen-activated protein kinase 9, translated as MGATHSTNVNSHSHSRNTSNHSTNTSRQCGASDRLAVSNLRSQLTTIYRNHEDEEEEDEDDKEEEEERRFALVRDFDLSSLKRIRVPRRNHILMDPHKKVALETEFFTEYGEASRYQIQEVIGKGSYGVVASAIDTHTGEKVAIKKINDVFEHVSDATRILREIKLLRLLRHPDIVEIKHVMLPPSRREFRDIYVVFELMESDLHQVIKANDDLTPEHYQFFLYQLLRGLKFIHTANVFHRDLKPKNILANSDCKLKICDFGLARVSFNDAPSAIFWTDYVATRWYRAPELCGSFFSKYTPAIDIWSIGCIFAEMLTGKPLFPGKNVVHQLDIMTDLLGTPSPEAISRIRNEKARRYLGNMRRKPPVPFTHKFPHVDPLALRLLHRLLAFDPKDRPTAEEALADPYFYGLANVDREPSTQPIPKLEFEFERRKIMKEDVRELIYREILEYHPQMLQEYLRGGEQTSFMYPSGVDRFKRQFAHLEEHYGKGERSAPLQQRHASLPRERVPVPKEENRPAASLAATPESPQISQQEGSNYMNGMSQTGYSARSLLKSASISASKCIGVKQRNQSEHGESNSDATDALSQKVAALHT; from the exons ATGGGTGCTACTCACAGCACCAACGTTAATAGTCATTCTCATTCTCGGAATACTTCGAATCATTCGACCAATACCTCTCGCCAGTGTGGTGCGAGTGATCGATTAGCTGTCAGCAATTTGCGGTCTCAGCTCACTACTATTTATAGAAACCAcgaggacgaagaagaagaagacgaagacgacaaagaagaagaagaagagagaagattcGCCCTTGTTAGAGATTTCGATTTGTCTAGTTTGAAGCGCATTAGGGTTCCAAGAAGGAATCATATTCTCATGGATCCTCATAAAAAG GTTGCATTGGAGACTGAGTTCTTTACAGAATACGGTGAAGCGAGTCGGTATCAGATCCAAGAAGTTATAGGGAAGGGAAGTTACGGGGTTGTGGCATCTGCAATCGACACTCATACGGGAGAAAAGGTTGCTATCAAGAAAATCAATGATGTGTTTGAGCACGTGTCTGACGCAACGAGGATTCTGAGAGAGATCAAGCTCCTCAGGCTGCTCCGGCATCCTGATATAGTGGAGATTAAGCACGTGATGCTTCCTCCTTCGCGTAGAGAGTTCAGAGATATTTATGTTGTTTTCGAGCTGATGGAGTCAGACCTTCACCAAGTCATCAAAGCCAACGATGATTTGACGCCTGAGCATTACCAGTTTTTCTTGTACCAGCTTCTTCGTGGCCTGAAGTTTATTCACACAG ccaaTGTGTTTCACCGTGATTTAAAGCCTAAAAACATTCTAGCCAACTCTGATTGCAAGCTGAAGATTTGCGACTTTGGGCTTGCTCGTGTGTCGTTTAACGATGCACCTTCTGCTATATTCTGGACT GACTATGTCGCTACAAGATGGTACCGTGCACCAGAACTTTGTGGCTCTTTCTTCTCCAAA TATACACCTGCCATTGATATATGGAGCATAGGATGCATATTTGCAGAAATGCTCACCGGGAAGCCATTGTTTCCTGGGAAGAACGTGGTGCACCAATTGGATATTATGACTGATTTGCTTGGTACTCCTTCACCCGAAGCTATCTCAAGG ATTCGTAATGAAAAGGCGAGGAGATATCTCGGAAACATGAGGAGAAAACCGCCAGTTCCATTCACTCACAAATTTCCTCATGTAGACCCGTTGGCTCTTCGTTTGCTGCACCGCCTTCTTGCATTTGATCCCAAAGACCGTCCCACAGCTGAAGAG GCACTGGCAGATCCTTACTTTTATGGACTGGCAAACGTGGATCGGGAACCATCTACTCAACCGATTCCAAAacttgagtttgagtttgaaaGAAGGAAGATTATGAAAGAAGACGTCAGGGAATTAATCTACAGAGAG ATATTAGAGTATCATCCTCAGATGCTACAAGAATATCTTCGAGGTGGAGAACAGACGAGCTTCATGTACCCTAG TGGTGTTGATCGGTTTAAGAGACAGTTTGCACATCTTGAAGAACATTACGGTAAAGGTGAGAGAAGCGCTCCTCTTCAACAACGTCACGCTTCTTTGCCTAG AGAAAGAGTCCCTGTGCCTAAGGAAGAGAACAGACCTGCAGCTTCTTTAGCCGCAACACCCGAAAGCCCTCAAATTTCTCAACAGGAGGGCTCAAATTACATGAATGGGATGAGCCAGACGGGTTACAGCGCACGAAGCTTGCTGAAAAGTGCCAGCATCAGTGCATCTAAATGCATTGGCGTGAAACAAAGAAACCAGTCCGAG cacgGGGAATCGAACAGTGATGCAACTGATGCTTTGTCTCAAAAGGTCGCGGCTCTCCACACTTGA